A part of Periplaneta americana isolate PAMFEO1 chromosome 17, P.americana_PAMFEO1_priV1, whole genome shotgun sequence genomic DNA contains:
- the LOC138692967 gene encoding uncharacterized protein isoform X3: protein MDVIKTEPEVDPLVIETSDNTDTDQKKLFSEKRILLDVDMTRIKMESMDNSDDLKLEMAFEQTAMPTDISIVKTGVEEGLFDLDRLQQEQKVEVSSEEDEVFSEI from the exons ATGGACGTGATCAAGACGGAACCTGAGGTCGACCCACTGGTTATAGAAACAAGTGATAATACGGATACAGACCAAAAGAAGCTTTTTTCTGAG AAAAGAATTTTATTAGACGTGGACATGACTCGAATAAAGATGGAATCTATGGACAACAGCGATGACCTGAAGTTAGAGATGGCATTTGAGCAAACTGCAATGCCAACTGATATTTCCATAGTGAAGACCGGAGTTGAG GAAGGTTTGTTCGATCTGGACAGACTTCAGCAGGAACAGAAAGTGGAAGTATCTTCAGAGGAGGATGAAGTGTTCTCTGAGATTTGA